One genomic window of Dama dama isolate Ldn47 chromosome 7, ASM3311817v1, whole genome shotgun sequence includes the following:
- the MDC1 gene encoding mediator of DNA damage checkpoint protein 1 isoform X3, translating into MEDTQVLNWEVEEEEQVEESPTESVGYSLEPLGQLHIFSSSYGPEKDFPLYLGKNMIGRMPDCSVALPFSSISKQHAVIEISAWDKAPVLRDCGSLNGTQILRPPKVLGPGVSHRLRDRELILFADLPCQYHRLDVPRPFVSRGPLTVEETPRVQGGTQTPRLLLAEDSEEEADSLLHKCVVKGPRTSLATVVPESDEEGPSPAPDGPGPPSAFNLNSDTDEEESQESGAGDASSAARRGTTAETEQPEPVTAEVQIEKDQCSVKERNRDTEIKRDVRTGVVPIGVILERSQPSGEGSDTDLSDESGPPRRLAGVHPKRACNFIDSDTDGEDEGIPATPAVVPIKERQTFHEAGTQSPQAPGVARRQESPADGDTDIEEGEAPPDRSQASMVIDSNTDDEEEVSAALTLARLKESQAGKWNRDPDAEEDRAQPVALLERSQASAGGDSDTDVEEEGLPVERRGMVPKGHMDREYSKKSQHPPRDSDTEEKEDESSPGVYLERSQASAQVEDEVSLGPAVALPEKRQVRGTVWTHHTDAEAEGGPAQLPVLQSLEEAQPPLAGGCEPDAENTSSAAASVRKSQLPVEKDAGPTWAAAVPEQDRAFATGTQGGSSTAPGEQHLLPASRGNLADLVVDTGTPGEPPPQREGAQPTTGREREAHGNRATDSGENLHDSEDLDLPATQCFVDKENQSLEAVPSMEDEPTQAFLFPLPQEPGPSCCSFQATGSLDEAWEVLATQPFCPRESEASETQTAVTLLDTPASCPHPSRTAQQEQHPESPVHTEPLGMEGRGMQTLEKDMGTPRETAERVIPEGGPLQKETKKLPSEGEREDATGEEELIGAIQDREQNQVLARDTQSQESDKKVESASTGRGMETVKVEIETPKETQEREREKQTLAGEIFESEAGKLVAERESEAGGLEVKGPQELLDRGPQRGETEAGGQDQKGQASGPPPEPGAGAGDLQGLASDLVASGSQAGGGRGAPGSPRRQQRGDLNCEMPPAEKASRGDQESPKACLPPAAPEASAPLPNSVISQIQKHPAPQSLLFPSPAPLELPIPRTRQNESQEAPETPFSSELNSVHPEPKVRPQGSSPVSSLPLEPHPTTPTGQPIALEPTSGVSQSRTHSSFDVTASSVVPTALALQPSTSTDQPVTPKPTLRAPRGRAHRSSVKTPEPSVPTDQPVAPELTAKATRGRAQRSSVKTPKPDNPTTPQPQPSTSTDRPVTPKPTSRGRTPRSSAKTPEPVVPTASELQPAAPKDQPVAPELTSRATRGRTQRSSIKTSKPDTSTTPEPQPSTSTDQPVTPKPTSRAPRGRTPKSSAKTPEPVVSTASELQPAALTDQPVTPELTSRATRGRTQRSSVKTPDPVTTTTPELQPSTSTDQLVTPKPTSRAPRGRTRKSSAKTPKPVVPTASELQPSAPADQPVGPWTTQCRRHRSSVKTPEPVVPTVPEPHSSTSKDQSVALEPTSQATQSQTHRSSVKTSQPTEPTAPDLKPSSPTDEPVTPKVIAQGGPSRTRRSSTASAVLVPTTPEFQSPVPSEQPLPPDPIPEVNCSRRPRATRKQGSPTAHVHEPCTTPPEPSSRSSRNQRRGAVKAAKPLSTIPEPAFAQLPEAPPHTPQMPEEEAADGSGFTPEPQPKASQNRKRPSATAHSPPLQKRLQRGKVPQKAASLKEEEENPAARPRKEEGVVIPGPGKRKREQTEEESQGRLSRSLRRTKPIQESTAPKVLFTGVVDARGERTVLALGGSLASSVAEASHLVTDRIRRTVKFLCALGRGIPILSLAWLHESRKAGCFLPPDEYLVTDPEQEKNFGFSLREALSRARERRLLEGYEIHVTPGVQPPPPQMGEIITCCGGTILASMPRSYKPQRVVITCSQDFPRCAIPYRVGLPILSPEFLLTGVLKQEVKPEAFAFSTVEMSST; encoded by the exons ATGGAAGACACCCAGGTTTTAAACTGGGAAGTTGAAGAAGAGGAGCAGGTTGAAGAGAGCCCCACTGAATCTGTGGGGTATAGCTTGGAGCCCCTAGGGCAGCTGCATATCTTCAGTAGTTCCTATGGACCGGAAAAAG ACTTCCCACTCTACCTCGGGAAGAACATGATAGGCCGAATGCCTGATTGCTCTGTGGCCCTGCCCTTTTCATCCATCTCCAAACAACATGCAGTGATTGAAATCTCTGCCTGGGACAAGGCGCCTGTTCTCCGGGATTGTGGGAGCCTCAATGGCACTCAAATCCTGCGGCCTCCTAAGGTCCTGGGCCCTGGGGTGAGTCATCGTTTGCGGGACCGGGAGTTGATTCTCTTTGCTGACTTGCCCTGCCAGTACCATCGCTTGGATGTCCCCCGGCCTTTTGTCTCCCGGGGCCCTCTAACTGTAGAGGAGACACCCAGGGTACAGGGAGGAACTCAAACCCCCAGGCTTCTGTTGGCTGAGGACTCAGAGGAAGAAGCAG ATTCCCTTTTGCACAAGTGTGTGGTGAAAGGACCAAGGACCTCTTTGGCAACAGTCGTTCCAGAGAG TGATGAAGAAGGGCCTTCCCCTGCCCCAGATGGGCCCGGGCCACCTTCTGCCTTCAACTTGAACAGCGACACAGATGAGGAAGAAAGTCAGGAATCAGGAGCAGGAGATGCCTCTTCAGCTGCCAGAAGAGGTACCACTGCAGAGACAGAACAGCCTGAACCTGTCACAGCCGAAGTCCAGATTGAGAAGGATCAGTGTTCCGTGAAGGAGAGGAACAGGGACACAGAAATCAAGAGGGATGTGAGGACTGGGGTTGTTCCAATTGGAGTGATTCTGGAGAGGAGCCAGCCTTCTGGGGAGGGCAGTGACACAGATctaagtgatgagagtgggcctCCAAGAAGGCTTGCTGGGGTCCATCCGAAAAGGGCCTGTAACTTCATAGACAGTGATACCGATGGGGAGGATGAGGGGATCCCTGCTACCCCAGCAGTGGTTCCCATAAAGGAGAGGCAGACCTTCCACGAAGCTGGTACACAGAGCCCCCAGGCACCTGGTGTGGCACGTCGGCAGGAGAGCCCAGCTGATGGTGATACAGATATAGAGGAGGGGGAGGCCCCCCCGGACAGAAGCCAAGCCTCCATGGTGATCGACAGCAATACAGACGATGAGGAGGAAGTCTCGGCAGCACTGACATTGGCACGTCTAAAAGAGAGCCAGGCTGGTAAGTGGAACCGAGATCCAGATGCAGAAGAGGACAGGGCTCAACCAGTGGCCCTTCTGGAGCGAAGCCAGGCCTCTGCTGGGGGAGACAGTGACACAGATGTGGAGGAAGAGGGGCTCCCAGTGGAAAGGAGGGGAATGGTTCCCAAGGGTCACATGGACAGGGAATATTCAAAAAAGAGCCAGCATCCTCCCAGGGACAGTGATacagaggagaaggaagatgAGAGCTCACCGGGGGTCTACCTGGAGAGAAGCCAGGCCTCTGCACAAGTGGAGGACGAGGTCTCACTGGGGCCAGCTGTTGCACTTCCGGAGAAGCGTCAGGTACGAGGCACAGTGTGGACACATCACACCGATGCAGAGGCAGAAGGGGGCCCGGCACAGCTGCCTGTGCTGCAAAGTCTAGAGGAAGCCCAGCCTCCTCTAGCTGGGGGCTGTGAACCAGACGCGGAGAACACATCCTCAGCAGCGGCCAGTGTCAGAAAGAGCCAGCTTCCGGTGGAAAAAGATGCTGGGCCCACGTGGGCCGCAGCCGTTCCTGAACAGGACAGAGCATTTGCCACCGGGACCCAGGGTGGGTCATCCACAGCACCAGGGGAGCAGCACCTTCTCCCGGCCTCAAGGGGAAACCTGGCAGATCTGGTGGTGGACACAGGCACTCCAGGGGAGCCCCCACCGCAGAGAGAGGGGGCCCAGCCCACcacaggaagggagagagaagcaCATGGGAATAGGGCCACAGACTCTGGAGAGAACCTCCATG ATTCTGAAGATCTGGACCTACCAGCTACCCAGTGCTTTGTAGACAAAGAGAATCAGAGCCTGGAAG CAGTCCCCAGCATGGAGGATGAGCCCACCCAGGCCTTCCTATTTCCTCTGCCCCAAGAGCCTGGCCCTTCCTGTTGCAGCTTCCAGGCCACAG GTTCCCTGGATGAGGCATGGGAGGTCTTGGCTACACAGCCATTCTGTCCGAGAGAGTCTGAGGCCTCTGAGACCCAAACCGCTGTCACCCTCCTTGACACCCCTGCATCTTGCCCCCATCCATCTAGGACAGCACAGCAAGAGCAACATCCAGAGAGCCCAGTCCACACAGAGCCATTGGGGATGGAAGGCAGAGGGATGCAGactctggagaaagacatgggTACCCCAAGAGAAACAGCAGAGAGGGTGATCCCTGAGGGAGGGCCTCTGCAGAAGGAAACCAAGAAACTGCCCtcggaaggagagagggaagatgCAACGGGAGAGGAAGAATTAATCGGGGCAATACAGGACAGAGAACAAAATCAGGTGTTAGCTAGAGATACTCAGAGCCAAGAATCTGACAAAAAAGTGGAAAGCGCAAGTACTGGAAGGGGAATGGAGACTGTGAAGGTAGAGATCGAGACACCCAAGGAaacacaggagagagagagagaaaagcagacCCTTGCAGGGGAAATATTTGAGAGTGAAGCAGGGAAACTGgtagcagagagagagagtgaggcaGGTGGGTTAGAAGTCAAGGGACCCCAAGAGCTACTGGACAGAGGCCCACAGAGGGGGGAGACAGAGGCGGGGGGCCAGGACCAGAAAGGCCAAGCCTCTGGTCCTCCACCAGAGCCTGGAGCAGGGGCAGGAGACCTTCAGGGACTTGCCTCAGACCTAGTAGCTtctgggagccaggcaggtggAGGAAGGGGAGCCCCGGGGAGCCCCAGGAGGCAGCAGAGAG GTGACTTGAATTGCGAGATGCCACCTGCTGAGAAGGCTTCCAGG GGTGATCAGGAATCCCCAAAAGCTTGTCTGCCTCCTGCAGCGCCTGAAGCCTCAGCCCCACTCCCAAACTCCGTCATCTCTCAGATCCAAAAACATCCCGCACCTCAGTCCCTCCTTTTTCCCTCTCCAGCTCCTTTAGAACTGCCCATTCCCAGGACCAGACAAAATGAGAGTCAGGAAGCTCCAGAGACTCCCTTCTCCTCAGAGCTGAACTCTGTCCACCCAGAACCCAAAGTCAGGCCCCAGGGGTCCTCTCCAGTTTCTTCTCTACCCCTTGAGCCTCACCCTACCACCCCCACAGGCCAGCCTATTGCCCTTGAACCCACCTCTGGGGTCTCTCAGAGCAGGACACATAGTTCCTTTGATGTAACTGCCTCATCAGTTGTCCCCACAGCCCTTGCACTGCAGCCATCCACCTCCACAGACCAGCCTGTCACCCCTAAGCCCACACTTCGGGCCCCTCGGGGCAGGGCACATAGGTCTTCTGTCAAAACCCCTGAACCCAGTGTCCCCACAGACCAGCCTGTTGCCCCTGAGCTCACAGCTAAGGCCACTCGGGGCAGGGCACAGAGGTCTTCTGTCAAGACTCCCAAACCAGATAACCCCACaacaccccagccccagccttcCACTTCCACAGACCGGCCTGTCACCCCCAAACCCACATCTCGGGGCAGGACACCTAGGTCTTCTGCCAAGACTCCTGAACCAGTTGTCCCCACAGCCTCTGAACTCCAGCCTGCTGCCCCTAAAGACCAACCTGTTGCTCCTGAGCTCACATCTAGAGCCACTCGGGGCAGGACACAGAGGTCTTCTATTAAGACTTCCAAACCGGATACATCCACAACCCCTGAGCCCCAGCCTTCCACTTCCACAGACCAGCCTGTCACCCCCAAACCCACATCTCGGGCCCCTCGGGGCAGGACACCTAAGTCTTCTGCCAAGACTCCTGAACCAGTTGTTTCCacagcctctgagctccagcctgCTGCCCTCACAGACCAGCCTGTCACTCCTGAGCTCACATCTAGGGCTACTCGGGGCAGGACACAGAGGTCCTCTGTCAAAACCCCTGATCCAGTTACCACCACCACACCTGAGCTCCAGCCTTCCACCTCCACAGACCAGCTTGTTACTCCCAAACCCACATCTCGGGCCCCTCGAGGCAGGACACGTAAGTCGTCTGCCAAGACTCCCAAACCAGTTGTTCCCACAGCTTCTGAGCTCCAGCCTTCTGCCCCTGCAGACCAGCCTGTTGGTCCTTGGACCACTCAGTGTAGAAGACATAGGTCTTCTGTCAAGACCCCGGAACCAGTTGTCCCCACAGTCCCTGAGCCTCATTCTTCCACTTCTAAAGACCAGTCTGTCGCTCTTGAACCCACATCTCAGGCCACTCAGAGCCAAACACATAGGTCCTCTGTCAAGACATCCCAGCCAACTGAACCCACAGCCCCTGACCTCAAACCTTCCTCCCCCACAGACGAGCCTGTCACTCCCAAGGTCATAGCTCAGGGTGGTCCAAGCAGGACACGAAGGTCTTCTACAGCAAGTGCTGTGCTGGTTCCTACTACCCCTGAATTCCAGTCTCCAGTCCCCTCAGAACAGCCTCTTCCCCCTGACCCCATCCCTGAAGTCAACTGCAGCAGGAGGCCGAGGGCCACTAGGAAACAAGGGTCTCCCACAGCTCATGTTCATGAGCCCTGCACCACACCCCCTGAACCTAGCTCCCGCTCCTCAAGGAACCAAAGACGAGGGGCAGTGAAAGCAGCCAAGCCCCTTAGCACCATTCCTGAGCCTGCCTTCGCCCAGCTTCCCGAGGCACCGCCTCACACTCCCCAGATGCCAGAGGAGGAGGCAGCAGATGGCTCAGGCTTCACCCCAGAGCCCCAGCCTAAGGCCTCTCAAAACCGCAAGAGGCCTTCAGCTACTGCACATTCACCTCCACTTCAAAAACGGCTCCAGAGAGGGAAAGTCCCTCAGAAGGCAGCATCCcttaaggaagaagaagaaaatccagCAGCGAGGCCGAGGAAGGAAGAG GGTGTAGTGATTCCAGGTCCaggcaagagaaagagagagcagaCAGAGGAGGAGTCCCAGGGAAGACTGAGCCGCAGCCTGCGACGGACCAAACCTATCCAGGAGTCCACGGCCCCCAAA GTGCTCTTCACGGGCGTGGTGGATGCTCGCGGAGAGAGGACGGTGCTGGCCCTAGGGGGCAGTCTGGCTAGCTCAGTGGCTGAGGCTTCTCACCTGGTGACTGATCGGATCCGCCGGACGGTCAAGTTCCTGTGTGCCCTGGGCCGGGGCATCCCCATCCTCTCCCTGGCCTGGCTGCATGAG TCCCGCAAGGCAGGCTGCTTCTTGCCCCCGGACGAATATTTGGTGACTGATCCTGAGCAGGAGAAGAACTTCGGCTTCAGCCTTCGGGAGGCCCTGAGCCGAGCTCGGGAGCGAAGGCTCCTGGAG GGCTATGAGATTCATGTGACCCCCGGAGTCCAGCCACCGCCACCTCAGATGGGAGAAATCATCACCTGCTGTGGGGGCACCATCCTAGCCAGCATGCCCCGGTCCTACAAG CCTCAGAGGGTCGTGATCACATGTTCCCAGGACTTCCCTCGATGTGCCATTCCATATCGGGTTGGGCTGCCCATCCTCTCACCCGAGTTCCTGCTGACGGGAGTACTCAAGCAGGAAGTCAAGCCAGAggcctttgccttctccactgtGGAAATGTCATCCACCTGA
- the MDC1 gene encoding mediator of DNA damage checkpoint protein 1 isoform X8: MEDTQVLNWEVEEEEQVEESPTESVGYSLEPLGQLHIFSSSYGPEKDFPLYLGKNMIGRMPDCSVALPFSSISKQHAVIEISAWDKAPVLRDCGSLNGTQILRPPKVLGPGVSHRLRDRELILFADLPCQYHRLDVPRPFVSRGPLTVEETPRVQGGTQTPRLLLAEDSEEEADSLLHKCVVKGPRTSLATVVPESDEEGPSPAPDGPGPPSAFNLNSDTDEEESQESGAGDASSAARRGTTAETEQPEPVTAEVQIEKDQCSVKERNRDTEIKRDVRTGVVPIGVILERSQPSGEGSDTDLSDESGPPRRLAGVHPKRACNFIDSDTDGEDEGIPATPAVVPIKERQTFHEAGTQSPQAPGVARRQESPADGDTDIEEGEAPPDRSQASMVIDSNTDDEEEVSAALTLARLKESQAGKWNRDPDAEEDRAQPVALLERSQASAGGDSDTDVEEEGLPVERRGMVPKGHMDREYSKKSQHPPRDSDTEEKEDESSPGVYLERSQASAQVEDEVSLGPAVALPEKRQVRGTVWTHHTDAEAEGGPAQLPVLQSLEEAQPPLAGGCEPDAENTSSAAASVRKSQLPVEKDAGPTWAAAVPEQDRAFATGTQGGSSTAPGEQHLLPASRGNLADLVVDTGTPGEPPPQREGAQPTTGREREAHGNRATDSGENLHDSEDLDLPATQCFVDKENQSLEAVPSMEDEPTQAFLFPLPQEPGPSCCSFQATGDLNCEMPPAEKASRGDQESPKACLPPAAPEASAPLPNSVISQIQKHPAPQSLLFPSPAPLELPIPRTRQNESQEAPETPFSSELNSVHPEPKVRPQGSSPVSSLPLEPHPTTPTGQPIALEPTSGVSQSRTHSSFDVTASSVVPTALALQPSTSTDQPVTPKPTLRAPRGRAHRSSVKTPEPSVPTDQPVAPELTAKATRGRAQRSSVKTPKPDNPTTPQPQPSTSTDRPVTPKPTSRGRTPRSSAKTPEPVVPTASELQPAAPKDQPVAPELTSRATRGRTQRSSIKTSKPDTSTTPEPQPSTSTDQPVTPKPTSRAPRGRTPKSSAKTPEPVVSTASELQPAALTDQPVTPELTSRATRGRTQRSSVKTPDPVTTTTPELQPSTSTDQLVTPKPTSRAPRGRTRKSSAKTPKPVVPTASELQPSAPADQPVGPWTTQCRRHRSSVKTPEPVVPTVPEPHSSTSKDQSVALEPTSQATQSQTHRSSVKTSQPTEPTAPDLKPSSPTDEPVTPKVIAQGGPSRTRRSSTASAVLVPTTPEFQSPVPSEQPLPPDPIPEVNCSRRPRATRKQGSPTAHVHEPCTTPPEPSSRSSRNQRRGAVKAAKPLSTIPEPAFAQLPEAPPHTPQMPEEEAADGSGFTPEPQPKASQNRKRPSATAHSPPLQKRLQRGKVPQKAASLKEEEENPAARPRKEEGVVIPGPGKRKREQTEEESQGRLSRSLRRTKPIQESTAPKVLFTGVVDARGERTVLALGGSLASSVAEASHLVTDRIRRTVKFLCALGRGIPILSLAWLHESRKAGCFLPPDEYLVTDPEQEKNFGFSLREALSRARERRLLEGYEIHVTPGVQPPPPQMGEIITCCGGTILASMPRSYKPQRVVITCSQDFPRCAIPYRVGLPILSPEFLLTGVLKQEVKPEAFAFSTVEMSST, translated from the exons ATGGAAGACACCCAGGTTTTAAACTGGGAAGTTGAAGAAGAGGAGCAGGTTGAAGAGAGCCCCACTGAATCTGTGGGGTATAGCTTGGAGCCCCTAGGGCAGCTGCATATCTTCAGTAGTTCCTATGGACCGGAAAAAG ACTTCCCACTCTACCTCGGGAAGAACATGATAGGCCGAATGCCTGATTGCTCTGTGGCCCTGCCCTTTTCATCCATCTCCAAACAACATGCAGTGATTGAAATCTCTGCCTGGGACAAGGCGCCTGTTCTCCGGGATTGTGGGAGCCTCAATGGCACTCAAATCCTGCGGCCTCCTAAGGTCCTGGGCCCTGGGGTGAGTCATCGTTTGCGGGACCGGGAGTTGATTCTCTTTGCTGACTTGCCCTGCCAGTACCATCGCTTGGATGTCCCCCGGCCTTTTGTCTCCCGGGGCCCTCTAACTGTAGAGGAGACACCCAGGGTACAGGGAGGAACTCAAACCCCCAGGCTTCTGTTGGCTGAGGACTCAGAGGAAGAAGCAG ATTCCCTTTTGCACAAGTGTGTGGTGAAAGGACCAAGGACCTCTTTGGCAACAGTCGTTCCAGAGAG TGATGAAGAAGGGCCTTCCCCTGCCCCAGATGGGCCCGGGCCACCTTCTGCCTTCAACTTGAACAGCGACACAGATGAGGAAGAAAGTCAGGAATCAGGAGCAGGAGATGCCTCTTCAGCTGCCAGAAGAGGTACCACTGCAGAGACAGAACAGCCTGAACCTGTCACAGCCGAAGTCCAGATTGAGAAGGATCAGTGTTCCGTGAAGGAGAGGAACAGGGACACAGAAATCAAGAGGGATGTGAGGACTGGGGTTGTTCCAATTGGAGTGATTCTGGAGAGGAGCCAGCCTTCTGGGGAGGGCAGTGACACAGATctaagtgatgagagtgggcctCCAAGAAGGCTTGCTGGGGTCCATCCGAAAAGGGCCTGTAACTTCATAGACAGTGATACCGATGGGGAGGATGAGGGGATCCCTGCTACCCCAGCAGTGGTTCCCATAAAGGAGAGGCAGACCTTCCACGAAGCTGGTACACAGAGCCCCCAGGCACCTGGTGTGGCACGTCGGCAGGAGAGCCCAGCTGATGGTGATACAGATATAGAGGAGGGGGAGGCCCCCCCGGACAGAAGCCAAGCCTCCATGGTGATCGACAGCAATACAGACGATGAGGAGGAAGTCTCGGCAGCACTGACATTGGCACGTCTAAAAGAGAGCCAGGCTGGTAAGTGGAACCGAGATCCAGATGCAGAAGAGGACAGGGCTCAACCAGTGGCCCTTCTGGAGCGAAGCCAGGCCTCTGCTGGGGGAGACAGTGACACAGATGTGGAGGAAGAGGGGCTCCCAGTGGAAAGGAGGGGAATGGTTCCCAAGGGTCACATGGACAGGGAATATTCAAAAAAGAGCCAGCATCCTCCCAGGGACAGTGATacagaggagaaggaagatgAGAGCTCACCGGGGGTCTACCTGGAGAGAAGCCAGGCCTCTGCACAAGTGGAGGACGAGGTCTCACTGGGGCCAGCTGTTGCACTTCCGGAGAAGCGTCAGGTACGAGGCACAGTGTGGACACATCACACCGATGCAGAGGCAGAAGGGGGCCCGGCACAGCTGCCTGTGCTGCAAAGTCTAGAGGAAGCCCAGCCTCCTCTAGCTGGGGGCTGTGAACCAGACGCGGAGAACACATCCTCAGCAGCGGCCAGTGTCAGAAAGAGCCAGCTTCCGGTGGAAAAAGATGCTGGGCCCACGTGGGCCGCAGCCGTTCCTGAACAGGACAGAGCATTTGCCACCGGGACCCAGGGTGGGTCATCCACAGCACCAGGGGAGCAGCACCTTCTCCCGGCCTCAAGGGGAAACCTGGCAGATCTGGTGGTGGACACAGGCACTCCAGGGGAGCCCCCACCGCAGAGAGAGGGGGCCCAGCCCACcacaggaagggagagagaagcaCATGGGAATAGGGCCACAGACTCTGGAGAGAACCTCCATG ATTCTGAAGATCTGGACCTACCAGCTACCCAGTGCTTTGTAGACAAAGAGAATCAGAGCCTGGAAG CAGTCCCCAGCATGGAGGATGAGCCCACCCAGGCCTTCCTATTTCCTCTGCCCCAAGAGCCTGGCCCTTCCTGTTGCAGCTTCCAGGCCACAG GTGACTTGAATTGCGAGATGCCACCTGCTGAGAAGGCTTCCAGG GGTGATCAGGAATCCCCAAAAGCTTGTCTGCCTCCTGCAGCGCCTGAAGCCTCAGCCCCACTCCCAAACTCCGTCATCTCTCAGATCCAAAAACATCCCGCACCTCAGTCCCTCCTTTTTCCCTCTCCAGCTCCTTTAGAACTGCCCATTCCCAGGACCAGACAAAATGAGAGTCAGGAAGCTCCAGAGACTCCCTTCTCCTCAGAGCTGAACTCTGTCCACCCAGAACCCAAAGTCAGGCCCCAGGGGTCCTCTCCAGTTTCTTCTCTACCCCTTGAGCCTCACCCTACCACCCCCACAGGCCAGCCTATTGCCCTTGAACCCACCTCTGGGGTCTCTCAGAGCAGGACACATAGTTCCTTTGATGTAACTGCCTCATCAGTTGTCCCCACAGCCCTTGCACTGCAGCCATCCACCTCCACAGACCAGCCTGTCACCCCTAAGCCCACACTTCGGGCCCCTCGGGGCAGGGCACATAGGTCTTCTGTCAAAACCCCTGAACCCAGTGTCCCCACAGACCAGCCTGTTGCCCCTGAGCTCACAGCTAAGGCCACTCGGGGCAGGGCACAGAGGTCTTCTGTCAAGACTCCCAAACCAGATAACCCCACaacaccccagccccagccttcCACTTCCACAGACCGGCCTGTCACCCCCAAACCCACATCTCGGGGCAGGACACCTAGGTCTTCTGCCAAGACTCCTGAACCAGTTGTCCCCACAGCCTCTGAACTCCAGCCTGCTGCCCCTAAAGACCAACCTGTTGCTCCTGAGCTCACATCTAGAGCCACTCGGGGCAGGACACAGAGGTCTTCTATTAAGACTTCCAAACCGGATACATCCACAACCCCTGAGCCCCAGCCTTCCACTTCCACAGACCAGCCTGTCACCCCCAAACCCACATCTCGGGCCCCTCGGGGCAGGACACCTAAGTCTTCTGCCAAGACTCCTGAACCAGTTGTTTCCacagcctctgagctccagcctgCTGCCCTCACAGACCAGCCTGTCACTCCTGAGCTCACATCTAGGGCTACTCGGGGCAGGACACAGAGGTCCTCTGTCAAAACCCCTGATCCAGTTACCACCACCACACCTGAGCTCCAGCCTTCCACCTCCACAGACCAGCTTGTTACTCCCAAACCCACATCTCGGGCCCCTCGAGGCAGGACACGTAAGTCGTCTGCCAAGACTCCCAAACCAGTTGTTCCCACAGCTTCTGAGCTCCAGCCTTCTGCCCCTGCAGACCAGCCTGTTGGTCCTTGGACCACTCAGTGTAGAAGACATAGGTCTTCTGTCAAGACCCCGGAACCAGTTGTCCCCACAGTCCCTGAGCCTCATTCTTCCACTTCTAAAGACCAGTCTGTCGCTCTTGAACCCACATCTCAGGCCACTCAGAGCCAAACACATAGGTCCTCTGTCAAGACATCCCAGCCAACTGAACCCACAGCCCCTGACCTCAAACCTTCCTCCCCCACAGACGAGCCTGTCACTCCCAAGGTCATAGCTCAGGGTGGTCCAAGCAGGACACGAAGGTCTTCTACAGCAAGTGCTGTGCTGGTTCCTACTACCCCTGAATTCCAGTCTCCAGTCCCCTCAGAACAGCCTCTTCCCCCTGACCCCATCCCTGAAGTCAACTGCAGCAGGAGGCCGAGGGCCACTAGGAAACAAGGGTCTCCCACAGCTCATGTTCATGAGCCCTGCACCACACCCCCTGAACCTAGCTCCCGCTCCTCAAGGAACCAAAGACGAGGGGCAGTGAAAGCAGCCAAGCCCCTTAGCACCATTCCTGAGCCTGCCTTCGCCCAGCTTCCCGAGGCACCGCCTCACACTCCCCAGATGCCAGAGGAGGAGGCAGCAGATGGCTCAGGCTTCACCCCAGAGCCCCAGCCTAAGGCCTCTCAAAACCGCAAGAGGCCTTCAGCTACTGCACATTCACCTCCACTTCAAAAACGGCTCCAGAGAGGGAAAGTCCCTCAGAAGGCAGCATCCcttaaggaagaagaagaaaatccagCAGCGAGGCCGAGGAAGGAAGAG GGTGTAGTGATTCCAGGTCCaggcaagagaaagagagagcagaCAGAGGAGGAGTCCCAGGGAAGACTGAGCCGCAGCCTGCGACGGACCAAACCTATCCAGGAGTCCACGGCCCCCAAA GTGCTCTTCACGGGCGTGGTGGATGCTCGCGGAGAGAGGACGGTGCTGGCCCTAGGGGGCAGTCTGGCTAGCTCAGTGGCTGAGGCTTCTCACCTGGTGACTGATCGGATCCGCCGGACGGTCAAGTTCCTGTGTGCCCTGGGCCGGGGCATCCCCATCCTCTCCCTGGCCTGGCTGCATGAG TCCCGCAAGGCAGGCTGCTTCTTGCCCCCGGACGAATATTTGGTGACTGATCCTGAGCAGGAGAAGAACTTCGGCTTCAGCCTTCGGGAGGCCCTGAGCCGAGCTCGGGAGCGAAGGCTCCTGGAG GGCTATGAGATTCATGTGACCCCCGGAGTCCAGCCACCGCCACCTCAGATGGGAGAAATCATCACCTGCTGTGGGGGCACCATCCTAGCCAGCATGCCCCGGTCCTACAAG CCTCAGAGGGTCGTGATCACATGTTCCCAGGACTTCCCTCGATGTGCCATTCCATATCGGGTTGGGCTGCCCATCCTCTCACCCGAGTTCCTGCTGACGGGAGTACTCAAGCAGGAAGTCAAGCCAGAggcctttgccttctccactgtGGAAATGTCATCCACCTGA